In Lentibacillus amyloliquefaciens, one DNA window encodes the following:
- a CDS encoding LysR family transcriptional regulator, with protein sequence MNESQLQTFMTVAEYKSYSKAAIILNVTQPTVTSRIKTLEENLGCSLFTRIGHDILLTEEGKRFIDYAHNILSYMDYSKEIANAHKDPGIKVGFTPGYSYSFIIELLKTIQSIKNVDIKVIEGHDSVSLNDRVLAGDIDLIFTREIVSNNPDITSEYLFDNNLVCVLPSDHRLCDKPVLCTQDLKNETIISFKRNSVLWSQIDKQLIGAQNITRIDVENNEMLLKAVSNGIGIGIIPELGTDDRYKTNVSIKHITEIDNISNKVYVHYRESSKMKDLAKKIIYAIINHKYSEVY encoded by the coding sequence ATGAATGAAAGTCAGTTACAAACCTTTATGACTGTCGCCGAATACAAGAGTTATTCCAAAGCCGCTATTATCCTTAATGTCACCCAGCCAACAGTTACCTCACGTATAAAAACATTGGAAGAAAACCTGGGATGCAGTCTATTTACTCGCATAGGCCATGATATCCTTCTAACAGAAGAAGGCAAACGATTTATTGATTACGCTCATAATATTTTAAGCTATATGGATTATTCAAAAGAGATTGCAAATGCGCATAAAGATCCGGGCATAAAAGTCGGTTTCACACCGGGATACTCGTATTCATTCATTATTGAACTATTAAAAACCATCCAATCAATTAAAAATGTTGATATTAAAGTCATCGAGGGGCATGATTCGGTCAGTCTGAATGATCGCGTCTTAGCCGGTGACATTGACTTAATCTTTACAAGGGAAATCGTGTCTAATAATCCGGACATTACATCGGAATATCTGTTTGATAATAACCTCGTGTGTGTCCTCCCCAGCGATCACAGGTTATGTGACAAACCGGTGCTTTGCACGCAAGACTTAAAGAATGAAACAATTATAAGCTTTAAACGCAATTCGGTATTATGGAGTCAAATCGATAAACAGTTGATCGGGGCTCAAAATATAACCCGGATTGATGTTGAAAATAATGAAATGCTCCTGAAAGCAGTATCAAACGGGATTGGTATCGGCATCATACCTGAATTGGGAACGGATGACCGCTACAAAACGAACGTCTCCATCAAGCATATAACCGAGATTGATAATATCTCCAATAAGGTTTATGTCCATTACAGGGAAAGCTCCAAAATGAAAGACCTGGCCAAAAAAATCATTTATGCCATCATCAATCACAAATACAGCGAGGTGTATTAA